In Sulfitobacter sp. W027, a single window of DNA contains:
- the lpxD gene encoding UDP-3-O-(3-hydroxymyristoyl)glucosamine N-acyltransferase, with protein MTYSVQQIAKAVGASAEGDIALKVSGVAEPASAQRGEMALAMDPRYASSLSDGAAEVAMLWEGADWRALGLKAAILPNRPRYALSGVTRLLDKGQGFKPGIHPTAVIDPDATLGDGVSVGPLAVISAGATIGTGSVIGPLCFVGVDATLGEGCFLREHVSIGARVTIGPRFIAQSGVRLGGDGFSFVTAELSTVESARQTLGDQGDAAPQPWTRIHSLGAVMIGADVEMGMGSTIDNGTIRDTRVGDGTKIDNLVHIGHNAVIGKNCLLCGQAGVGGSTRVGDNVVLGGQVGLADNITIGDRVIAGGGTIVLSNVPEGRTMLGYPATQMSKQTEIYKALRRLPKLLRDVAALQKVVSKADKAD; from the coding sequence ATGACCTATAGTGTTCAGCAAATCGCCAAGGCCGTCGGCGCCAGCGCCGAGGGCGACATCGCACTCAAGGTCAGCGGCGTTGCCGAACCGGCCAGCGCCCAACGCGGCGAGATGGCGCTGGCGATGGACCCGCGCTATGCCAGCAGCCTCTCCGATGGGGCCGCCGAAGTGGCAATGCTTTGGGAGGGGGCTGATTGGCGGGCACTGGGGCTGAAGGCCGCGATCCTGCCCAACCGTCCGCGCTATGCGCTCTCTGGCGTGACGCGGTTGCTCGACAAGGGGCAGGGGTTCAAACCGGGCATCCATCCTACAGCCGTGATCGATCCCGATGCCACTTTGGGTGATGGCGTCTCGGTCGGCCCGCTGGCGGTGATCTCTGCCGGGGCGACGATAGGGACAGGAAGCGTGATCGGACCGCTGTGCTTTGTCGGTGTGGATGCGACATTGGGCGAGGGCTGTTTCCTTCGTGAACACGTGAGCATCGGTGCGCGCGTCACCATCGGGCCACGCTTCATTGCGCAGTCCGGCGTGCGTCTGGGCGGCGATGGTTTCTCCTTTGTGACGGCAGAGCTGTCCACCGTGGAAAGCGCGCGGCAAACCTTGGGCGATCAGGGCGACGCCGCACCACAGCCTTGGACACGGATCCATTCGCTCGGCGCTGTGATGATCGGCGCGGATGTGGAAATGGGCATGGGCTCCACCATCGACAATGGCACCATCCGCGACACCCGCGTGGGCGATGGCACGAAAATCGACAACCTTGTCCACATCGGCCATAACGCGGTGATCGGCAAAAACTGTCTGCTTTGCGGGCAAGCCGGTGTCGGCGGCTCCACCCGTGTAGGCGACAATGTTGTGCTGGGCGGGCAGGTCGGTTTGGCCGATAACATCACGATTGGCGACCGGGTGATCGCGGGCGGCGGGACGATCGTGTTGTCCAACGTGCCCGAGGGGCGCACCATGCTGGGCTACCCCGCCACGCAGATGAGCAAGCAAACCGAAATCTACAAGGCACTGCGCCGCTTGCCCAAGCTGCTGCGTGATGTCGCGGCCCTGCAAAAGGTGGTTTCCAAAGCCGACAAGGCTGACTAA
- a CDS encoding murein L,D-transpeptidase, which yields MAFSATFSRHLPNLIAGLALMIAALFLPGSVAAQVTAFKQAVAEAAAQDDDIAAFYRENDYTAIWTGAADEHRARRSELLRAISAAEDHGLPVTRYNPDAVLDMLRNAKSPRDRGFAEVELSRVFLRYARDVQTGVLIPKRIISQIVREIPYRDRKTYLQDLPKSSPAAYFRTLPPRSLEYNALLKEKIVMEKLLSQGGWGPSVPAGKLEPGDTGNDVIALRNRLIAMGYLERSNAVGYDASLTDAVRQFQEAHGLNTDGVAGPATMKQINIGVEQRLQSVMVALERERWFNTDRGKRHILVNIPDFSAKIIDDGKTTFQTRSVVGAAREDRPTPEFSDVMEHMVVNPSWYVPRSIVTGEYLPQLKQNRNAVNHIEITDSRGRKVNRGAVNFNKYTARTFPFSMRQPPSNTNALGLVKFMFPNKYNIYLHDTPAKSLFDRDVRAFSHGCVRLAEPFEFAYALLARQSADPEGEFQTVLRSGRETRIVLKEPVPVHLIYRTAVTNARGHTEYRDDVYGRDALIWNALAKAGVALRGVQG from the coding sequence ATGGCATTCAGCGCGACTTTTTCACGGCATTTGCCCAATCTAATTGCGGGGTTGGCCCTGATGATCGCGGCGCTGTTTTTACCGGGTTCCGTCGCTGCACAGGTCACCGCTTTCAAGCAAGCCGTTGCCGAAGCCGCCGCCCAAGATGATGATATCGCGGCCTTCTACCGCGAGAACGATTACACCGCGATCTGGACAGGTGCCGCCGACGAACATCGCGCGCGCCGCTCGGAACTGCTGCGCGCAATCAGTGCGGCAGAGGATCACGGCCTGCCTGTGACGCGCTATAACCCCGATGCCGTTTTAGACATGCTGCGCAATGCGAAATCCCCGCGCGATCGGGGATTCGCCGAAGTGGAACTTAGCCGTGTCTTCCTACGCTATGCCCGGGACGTGCAGACCGGCGTCTTGATCCCTAAGCGGATCATTAGCCAGATTGTGCGCGAAATCCCGTACCGCGACCGCAAGACCTACCTGCAAGACTTGCCCAAATCCTCTCCCGCTGCCTATTTCCGGACGCTGCCGCCGCGCAGCCTTGAGTATAATGCGTTGCTCAAAGAGAAGATCGTGATGGAAAAGCTTCTGTCGCAGGGCGGCTGGGGCCCGTCGGTGCCCGCGGGCAAGTTAGAACCCGGCGATACCGGCAATGACGTGATTGCGCTGCGCAACCGCCTGATTGCTATGGGCTACCTTGAGCGCTCGAACGCCGTTGGCTATGACGCGAGCCTCACAGACGCCGTGCGCCAGTTCCAAGAAGCCCACGGGCTGAACACCGATGGGGTCGCGGGTCCGGCCACGATGAAGCAGATCAACATCGGTGTTGAACAGCGCTTGCAATCGGTCATGGTCGCCCTTGAGCGTGAGCGTTGGTTCAATACCGACCGCGGCAAACGCCATATCCTTGTGAACATCCCCGATTTCTCGGCCAAGATTATCGACGATGGCAAGACCACTTTCCAAACCCGTTCTGTCGTCGGTGCTGCACGCGAGGATCGCCCGACGCCCGAATTTTCGGATGTGATGGAGCATATGGTGGTGAACCCAAGCTGGTATGTGCCGCGCTCCATCGTGACCGGGGAATACCTGCCGCAGCTCAAGCAGAACCGTAACGCGGTGAACCATATCGAGATCACCGACAGCCGCGGACGGAAGGTGAACCGCGGTGCCGTGAACTTTAACAAATATACCGCTCGGACCTTCCCCTTTTCCATGCGCCAGCCGCCCAGCAACACCAATGCCTTGGGTCTGGTGAAGTTCATGTTCCCCAATAAGTACAACATCTACCTGCATGATACCCCAGCCAAGAGCCTCTTTGACCGCGATGTGCGGGCCTTCAGCCACGGCTGTGTGCGTCTGGCCGAACCCTTTGAATTTGCCTATGCGCTGCTCGCACGGCAATCGGCTGACCCGGAGGGGGAGTTCCAGACCGTGCTGCGTAGCGGACGTGAGACACGGATCGTTTTGAAAGAGCCTGTGCCCGTGCATCTGATCTACCGCACCGCCGTGACCAACGCCCGTGGTCACACTGAATACCGCGATGACGTTTATGGCCGGGATGCGCTGATTTGGAACGCGCTCGCTAAGGCGGGGGTGGCCTTGCGCGGCGTTCAGGGGTAA